From one Lycium ferocissimum isolate CSIRO_LF1 chromosome 5, AGI_CSIRO_Lferr_CH_V1, whole genome shotgun sequence genomic stretch:
- the LOC132055938 gene encoding uncharacterized protein LOC132055938 isoform X1 yields MESSEDTEETVPNRSQKMAGTVNWGTATVIGVFAGMFYGGSKEAAASVSKDAEVMLKLGSTPDKREQYRLMRDAMEKRFIRVTRGSIVGGIRLGMFTAAFYGLQNLLAEKRGVHDVFNVVGAGSATAATFGLVMPGSLQWRARNVMLGSALGAAVCFPLGWLHLKLVEKANEGSGATDGNEMKGGVGGAIERLEGHFNK; encoded by the exons AGATCTCAGAAAATGGCAGGAACTGTAAACTGGGGCACTGCTACTGTAATTGGGGTATTTGCTGGCATGTTTTATGGAGGTAGCAAGGAGGCAGCTGCTTCTGTT AGCAAGGATGCGGAGGTGATGTTAAAGCTTGGGAGCACACCAGATAAGCGTGAACAGTATCGGCTCATGAGAGATGCTATGGAAAAAAGATTTATACGAGTTACTCGTGGCTCAATAGTTGGCGGAATACGCCTTGGAATGTTTACTGCTGCTTTTTATGGATTACAGAATCTGCTTGCTGAAAAGCGTGGTGTGCATGACGTTTTCAATGTTGTTGGAGCTGGTTCTGCCACAGCTGCAACATTTGGTCTAGTTA TGCCAGGATCACTCCAATGGCGTGCGAGAAATGTGATGTTAGGTTCTGCTTTGGGTGCTGCAGTTTGCTTCCCTCTTG GGTGGCTTCATTTGAAGCTTGTAGAGAAAGCCAACGAAGGGTCTGGGGCAACTGATGGCAATGAAATGAAGGGTGGTGTAGGTGGTGCAATTGAGCGACTTGAAGGGCACTTCAACAAATAG
- the LOC132055938 gene encoding uncharacterized protein LOC132055938 isoform X2 — MESSEDTEETRSQKMAGTVNWGTATVIGVFAGMFYGGSKEAAASVSKDAEVMLKLGSTPDKREQYRLMRDAMEKRFIRVTRGSIVGGIRLGMFTAAFYGLQNLLAEKRGVHDVFNVVGAGSATAATFGLVMPGSLQWRARNVMLGSALGAAVCFPLGWLHLKLVEKANEGSGATDGNEMKGGVGGAIERLEGHFNK; from the exons AGATCTCAGAAAATGGCAGGAACTGTAAACTGGGGCACTGCTACTGTAATTGGGGTATTTGCTGGCATGTTTTATGGAGGTAGCAAGGAGGCAGCTGCTTCTGTT AGCAAGGATGCGGAGGTGATGTTAAAGCTTGGGAGCACACCAGATAAGCGTGAACAGTATCGGCTCATGAGAGATGCTATGGAAAAAAGATTTATACGAGTTACTCGTGGCTCAATAGTTGGCGGAATACGCCTTGGAATGTTTACTGCTGCTTTTTATGGATTACAGAATCTGCTTGCTGAAAAGCGTGGTGTGCATGACGTTTTCAATGTTGTTGGAGCTGGTTCTGCCACAGCTGCAACATTTGGTCTAGTTA TGCCAGGATCACTCCAATGGCGTGCGAGAAATGTGATGTTAGGTTCTGCTTTGGGTGCTGCAGTTTGCTTCCCTCTTG GGTGGCTTCATTTGAAGCTTGTAGAGAAAGCCAACGAAGGGTCTGGGGCAACTGATGGCAATGAAATGAAGGGTGGTGTAGGTGGTGCAATTGAGCGACTTGAAGGGCACTTCAACAAATAG